GAAGGCATTCGGCAGACTCGATATCCTGGTCAACAATGCGGGTGTCTACGAATTTTCGCCGCTGGAAAGCGTTACCGAAGAGCATTTCCACAAGCACTTCAACCTGAACGTCCTCGGTCTGGTGCTGGCATCGAAGGAAGCCGCCAAATATTTCGATGCTTCAGGCGGCAGCATCATCAATATCAGCTCGACGGCCAGCTCCCTCACACCTCCCAATACCACGGTCTATACCGCTACCAAGGGGGCCGTGGATGCGGTAACCAGAACCCTGGCCAAGGAATTGGGTCCGCGCAAAATCCGTGTGAACGCCATTAACCCTGGCATGGTCGATACCGAAGGAGTTCGCGCAGGCGGATTCGACCAGGGCGACTTCCGCAAGCAGATCGAAGCGATGACCCCGCTGGGACGCATCGGCCAAGTCGAGGACGTTGCTCCTGCCGCTGTTTTCTTCGCTTCGTCTGACTCTGGCTGGATCACCGGCGAAACGCTGCGGATTGCAGGCGGCCTTCGTTGAAGAAGCTCGGGCAGGCATCAGGCAGTCAGCTCTATTGCGGATCATCGAAGGACGGTGTAATGACAAGAAAGTTGTGGGAACCGCGATAGAGTCTGCCGTGCCCGGGGCGAGTGGTTGATCTTGACAA
This window of the Terriglobales bacterium genome carries:
- a CDS encoding glucose 1-dehydrogenase; this translates as MSKKLAGKVAVITGASKGIGASIAKHLAAEGAAVVVNYSSSKEGAERVVKEIVSNGGKAVAVQANVAKPAEIERLFSETKKAFGRLDILVNNAGVYEFSPLESVTEEHFHKHFNLNVLGLVLASKEAAKYFDASGGSIINISSTASSLTPPNTTVYTATKGAVDAVTRTLAKELGPRKIRVNAINPGMVDTEGVRAGGFDQGDFRKQIEAMTPLGRIGQVEDVAPAAVFFASSDSGWITGETLRIAGGLR